Proteins encoded together in one Rhipicephalus sanguineus isolate Rsan-2018 chromosome 9, BIME_Rsan_1.4, whole genome shotgun sequence window:
- the LOC125759922 gene encoding uncharacterized protein LOC125759922 — translation MERLQKKQATLRQAIDAIIAESSEELQAPATAIGELEEHLENLVEQANELKAVNDAIEKNIELQELDAALTECIDYNKKITTMKTKLKRAIKNESLSETRSSTSSGTNDSEQAVHSGAVQSTVATTLQLPSLTTRLPKLEIAKFNGDLRSWTRFWNQFESTIHKNPALHTIDKFQYLTSYLTGKAAAAIDGLPLSDRNYDIAVKTLVERFGRDEVIIEEHMARLLAVRPVHNLHDTERLRTLYDELQTGVRSLEALGVASSTYGVLLLTILRKSIPSELCLEYYRRKTTSEAVPEGDLQDFLNFLKAEVESRERVQRAVRPVPDAAVKQKAPLTRDRHQTPSASALTVTGSEVHCAFCDEEGHTAAECINPIPIDQKRAVMSKERRCYKCAKRNHRAALCRTSMWLKCAKCSGRHATGVCELNQRVTPPPSGEGAAPTSTTVQSSLQVERNRGRARVLLQTARALAEGQNKSALVRMLLDGGSQRTFIQEEVSRSLKLRVIGEERLTIYAFGSQRPLEERSCRRVECWLRNWRDNTRVRIEALEMPEISGDLLPPPDDRIANIAQEQGLELADTVPGGYHPGVGVELLVGADHYWDITTGSVKRLTEKLVAVETAFGWALQGTDTTSSAAACLTSVGVMRVSVNTEPDDVSRQLRSFWELEHLGIVDDAPLTTENDDVLRAFEDTIVHKNGRYEVRLPWKENASQLTDNKRTASHRLHSLTAKLLRNDEMIRSYDQAVRNYLDAGHAEEAPELGESPQGPIYYMPHRGVVRPGSETTKLRVVFDASSKAAGKLSLNDVLYAGPNLNPSLSDILIRFRVHNVAIMSDIEKAFLQIELAEKERDALRFLWYQSTPKQGELLPPIKEYRMTRVPFGATCSPFLLAATLRHHLKGVEENFSRTAKLLSDNLYVDDFVTGADSVEEAEQICKEAQAILEMGGMNLRKWRSNNQDVMASLTKIETAQTAIPELGPTKILGVEWRPATDEFVFEMSALIAFLASRQDTKRFLLQTSARIFDPFGFLAPTTITAKIMFQSLWVRGTAWDEIIPPDVQE, via the coding sequence ATGGAACGACTGCAGAAGAAGCAAGCCACCCTTCGACAAGCCATCGACGCCATCATCGCAGAGAGCAGCGAGGAGCTgcaagcgccagcaacagcgatcGGTGAGCTTGAAGAACATTTGGAAAACCTTGTAGAGCAAGCAAATGAGCTAAAGGCAGTAAACGACGCCATCGAGAAGAACATTGAGCTGCAGGAACTCGATGCCGCGCTGACCGAATGCATTGACTACAATAAGAAAATCACCACTATGAAGACGAAACTCAAAAGAGCCATAAAAAACGAATCCTTGAGTGAAACAAGATCAAGCACTTCATCAGGAACGAACGATTCGGAACAAGCAGTACATTCTGGTGCTGTTCAGAGCACAGTAGCGACGACTCTCCAGCTGCCGTCATTAACAACCAGGCTTCCGAAGCTGGAGATCGCCAAGTTCAATGGAGATCTACGCTCGTGGACTAGATTCTGGAACCAGTTCGAGTCGACGATTCACAAAAATCCAGCTCTTCACACCATCGACAAGTTCCAGTATCTGACTAGCTATCTAACCGGAAAGGCCGCGGCCGCTATCGATGGACTGCCACTCAGTGATCGAAATTATGACATTGCTGTGAAGACATTGGTCGAAAGATTCGGCAGGGACGAGGTCATCATTGAGGAGCACATGGCGCGGTTGCTTGCGGTCCGCCCGGTGCACAATCTACACGACACCGAGAGACTGCGTACTCTTTACGATGAACTCCAGACGGGTGTCCGCAGTCTCGAGGCATTGGGTGTGGCCTCGAGCACATACGGCGTGCTTTTGTTGACGATCCTTCGGAAGAGCATCCCGAGTGAGCTTTGCCTCGAGTACTACAGGAGAAAGACAACATCGGAAGCCGTTCCTGAAGGCGACCTTCAGGATTTCCTAAATTTCCTGAAGGCGGAGGTAGAGagcagagagagagtacaacGTGCAGTACGACCGGTGCCTGACGCCGCTGTAAAACAGAAAGCTCCACTCACAAGAGATCGTCATCAAACACCGTCGGCGTCTGCTCTAACAGTGACTGGAAGCGAGGTGCATTGCGCCTTTTGTGATGAAGAAGGACATACCGCGGCGGAATGTATCAACCCCATTCCCATAGACCAGAAAAGGGCGGTGATGTCAAAGGAGAGGCGCTGTTACAAGTGCGCAAAAAGAAATCACCGTGCCGCCTTGTGCAGAACATCGATGTGGCTCAAGTGCGCGAAGTGCTCAGGACGGCACGCAACGGGTGTCTGCGAGCTCAACCAAAGAGTAACGCCGCCTCCCTCAGGCGAAGGTGCTGCACCAACAAGTACTACAGTCCAGTCATCGCTACAGGTGGAACGAAACCGAGGAAGGGCACGTGTACTTCTACAGACGGCACGAGCGCTTGCGGAAGGACAAAATAAGAGTGCTTTGGTGCGAATGCTTCTCGACGGGGGCAGCCAAAGAACGTTCATACAAGAGGAGGTTTCCCGCAGTCTAAAGCTCCGCGTCATAGGAGAGGAGAGGCTGACCATTTATGCCTTCGGAAGCCAGAGGCCATTAGAGGAAAGAAGTTGTCGTCGGGTGGAATGCTGGCTAAGAAACTGGCGCGACAACACCAGAGTCCGCATCGAAGCGCTGGAGATGCCCGAGATCAGCGGAGACCTGCTGCCACCACCGGACGACCGCATTGCCAACATCGCGCAGGAACAAGGCCTCGAGCTTGCTGACACAGTACCTGGTGGCTACCATCCTGGAGTTGGAGTTGAGCTGCTTGTTGGGGCAGATCACTACTGGGACATCACGACAGGAAGTGTCAAGCGACTCACTGAGAAGCTCGTGGCCGTGGAAACTGCGTTTGGATGGGCACTGCAGGGCACAGACACCACATCGTCTGCCGCAGCGTGCCTAACGAGCGTCGGCGTGATGCGAGTCAGCGTGAACACAGAACCAGATGACGTTTCTCGTCAACTTAGGTCATTCTGGGAACTGGAACACCTTGGGATCGTCGATGACGCACCGCTGACCACCGAAAACGACGACGTTCTTAGGGCATTTGAGGACACCATCGTCCACAAGAACGGTCGTTACGAAGTGAGGCTTCCATGGAAAGAGAACGCATCACAGCTGACAGACAACAAGAGGACAGCATCCCACAGGCTTCACTCACTCACGGCGAAACTACTGCGAAATGACGAAATGATCCGCAGCTATGATCAGGCAGTCCGGAACTACCTTGATGCCGGACACGCTGAGGAAGCCCCAGAACTGGGTGAGTCCCCGCAGGGGCCCATTTATTACATGCCGCACCGAGGCGTTGTCCGGCCAGGTAGCGAAACAACCAAGTTGAGGGTCGTATTTGATGCGTCCTCCAAAGCAGCAGGGAAGCTATCATTGAACGACGTTCTCTACGCAGGACCCAACCTAAATCCAAGTTTGTCAGACATCCTGATTCGATTTCGAGTGCACAATGTGGCCATAATGTCTGACATAGAAAAGGCTTTCCTCCAAATAGAGCTGGCTGAGAAGGAGCGTGACGCTCTCCGCTTTCTGTGGTATCAAAGTACACCAAAGCAAGGCGAATTACTACCCCCAATCAAAGAATACCGGATGACAAGGGTGCCATTCGGCGCTACGTGCAGCCCGTTTCTCCTCGCGGCTACCTTGCGTCATCATCTGAAAGGTGTCGAGGAGAACTTTTCCCGCACCGCTAAGCTCCTAAGTGACAACCTGTATGTCGACGACTTTGTGACTGGTGCTGACAGTGTAGAAGAGGCAGAGCAGATATGCAAGGAAGCGCAGGCTATACTCGAGATGGGAGGCATGAACCTCAGGAAATGGCGATCGAATAATCAAGACGTAATGGCATCGCTTACTAAGATTGAGACAGCCCAAACGGCTATACCGGAGTTGGGCCCCACAAAGATTCTCGGTGTGGAATGGAGGCCTGCGACAGATGAGTTCGTGTTTGAGATGTCCGCCCTGATTGCATTTTTGGCAAGTAGGCAGGACACAAAGCGATTTCTGTTACAGACCTCAGCACGCATTTTCGACCCATTTGGTTTCCTTGCGCCCACTACGATTACCGCAAAGATAATGTTTCAAAGCCTCTGGGTGCGGGGTACAGCATGGGACGAAATTATTCCCCCAGATGTGCAAGAGTGA